A portion of the Rhizoctonia solani chromosome 6, complete sequence genome contains these proteins:
- a CDS encoding Retrotransposable element Tf2 protein, translated as MEPELTTAALLEAILNLTNQIGSLQAQISSQGQQLAELKAICKETNNLVGDKDQGGAQTKPGPSTGPVTPPTHSGGEAHTPGTVRPGLKAPFCPSRGTGFDSEDKEPRPPKKEPQGTPRRHLGSLTPFDAGSSVKRPKMDLPNPYKGDTRGQKATQWLDQMMLWVALHRNQFDEEEQMVGKGNPPTTIQALTAKFKEAFANPDAKWAAARKIAALSQSTTTSEYVTEFRNLMAELDWNKEAYIAQFTQGLHWKVKELLSTKDSVPDKLKAIFAASIKIDNICCKNEENRPKKAPAKSPVTATTTSTSTTQRVRLSEDPNYVTPEERDRCRASGLCVKCGQKGHGIKQCPNGWKATIKEVAKPPTKKMDNLDSVEFVSLALDSNKKPLLFINLYVQKFPAEPLKTLIDSGATLNFISPLIVEKYKIPKTQLKNPQVVRMLDGTISQTGCIWHQVQLAVLANGHPHTIPFLVCPIGNTPAILGMTWLTAEAPLIDWQQGLVTFPEQVQIASEEEADSDPLADLPPQYHEFAKVFGKEEFKVLPPHREYDISIDLVPDAKLTPGPIYGMMDAESKALKQHINKELATGKICPSTSSAGAPVMFVKKADGSLRLVVNYRKLNDVTHKNVYLLPRQDNLMAKLRHAKVFTKLDLRWGYNNVWIKEGNEWKTAFRTKYGLFKYLVMPFGLTNAPVAFQHFMNDLFRDLINVTVVIYLDDILIFSEDPKDHPTHVREVLPRLLRNQLFCKLSKCHFHVTTVDYLGIVISPAGFSMDQKKIEAVTSWPQPRTVKQVQAFLGFVNYLRRFIPNFSLVARPLHSLTRKESPWSWGNQEEEAFQELKTLVTRSLVLIHSNPALPYYLETDALGVAMGAILSQRGSDNRLHPIAYMSKSFSGAKANYNTHDKELLAIIKALEEWRIFLEATDRPIQVFTDHRNLEYWMQARTFNRRHARWRIFLSDFNFEIHYCPGKQSGKPDALSRRLDYTDSPQEPEIMLPAEVFANTSEAELEIVTEIQGKLKEDPSLEPIIRFLSEDADNAPPSIRKVYRDYDWEEDLLWYRGKLVVPDSEILKEQLLREFHDSPLAGHPGQQRTLELLSCNYWWPGMKSSAKEWVECCPTCQANCCAHAPVIALKPLEVPPFPFHTISYDFITGFPKSSGHNAILVVIDSFSKFGHFIPTTKKITAKGLADLFTTHVWKLHGLPVKTILDQGTTFTGKFLKALYQQLGIKPSFSSAYHPESDGQTEQVNQFIKFYLRSYVAANHSDWATWLPLAEYAYNNAKHAATGKTPFELVYGRNPVMNPSNVPANVLEADAVADTLAREWKEAEAALRMSKEWMSRSQGIVPEYSIGKRVWLDGRNVELRTNSNKLDPKRLGPFKVIEKISSHAYRLELPESLKIHNMFCVGLLSKSHKSPSQHFPERPPPETIEGEEEYEVEQIIDSKQQKGKWFYLIKWKGYGPEDNSWEPEELLDHSQEEIKRFNQARLRKACDAAKSL; from the exons atggaaccagagctgaccactgccgctctccttgaggctatcctcaacctcaccaaccaaatcgggtccttgcaggcccaaatatcatcacaaggccaacagcttgcagagctcaaagccatatgcaaggaaaccaacaaccttgttggtgacaaagatcagggcggagcccaaaccaagcctggcccatcgactgggcctgtcacccctcctacccactcagggggggaagcccacactccaggcacggttaggcctgggctcaaagccCCATTCTGCCcctcaagaggaacgggttttgactcagaggacaaagaaccaaggcctcccaaaaaggagcctcaaggaacgcctagaaggcacttgggatctctcaccccctttgacgcagggtccagcgtgaaaagacccaagatggatcTCCCCAACCCCTATAAGGGTGACACCAGGGGACAAAAGgccactcagtggcttgATCAAATGATGCTATGGGTAGCTCTCCATCGCAATCAGTttgacgaggaagagcagatggtt ggcaagggtaaccctcctaccaccatccaggccctaacggccaaattcaaggaagcctttgccaatcCCGACGCCAAATGGGCCGccgccagaaaaattgcggcTCTTTCCCAATCtaccaccacctccgagtacgtcacagagttccgcaatctcatggcggagctagactggaacaaggaggcctatattgcgcagttcacgcaaggcctccactggaaagtgAAGGAATTGCTATCAACCAAAGATAGCGTTCCTGACAAACTCAAAGCAATTTTTGCAGCTTCcataaaaattgacaacatttgctgcaaaaatgaggagaaccgcccaaagaaggcgcccgccaagtccccggtcaccgcgaccaccacctccactagcaccactcaacgggtccgactatcagaggaccccaattacgttaccccggaggaaagagACCGTTGCCGCGCATCTGGTctctgtgtcaagtgcggtcaaaaggggcatggcatcaaacagtgccctaatggttggaaggcaactATCAAGGAAGTTGCCAAG cccccaaccAAAAAAATGGACAATCTAGATAGTGtagaatttgtatctcttgccctagattcaaataaaaaacctctATTATTCATCaatctatatgtccaaaaattcccggcagaacccctcaaaaccctcattgactccggagccacattgaatttcatttcccccttgattgtggaaaaatataaaataccaaaaacccaactcaaaaacccacaagttgtgagaatgttagatggtacaatttcacagactggttgcatatggcaccaggttcaactcgcggtcttggccaatggccacccccacactatccctttccttgtttgccccataggcaacacaccggctattctaggcatgacatggttaacggcagaagctcctttgattgattggcaacagggactagtcaccttccctgaacaagttcaaattgcctctgaagaagaagcggactcagaccctttagcagacctcccccctcagtaccatgagtttgctaaagtctttggcaaagaagaatttaaggtcctccctccacatagggagtatgacatctctatagaccttgtcccagacgccaaactgacccctggccccatatacggcatgatggatgcggaatctaaggcgttgaaacaacacatcaacaaggaattggcaacgggcaagatttgCCCCAGCACCTCATCCGCCGGCGctcccgtcatgtttgtaaagaaggcagatggctcACTAAGATTGGTAGTCAACTACAGGAAGCTAAATGACGTCACGCACAAGAACGTTTATCTGCTCCCTaggcaggacaacctcatggctaaactcaGACACGCCAAAGTATTCACCAAATtggacttacgctggggatacaataatgtttggatcaaggaaggcaatgaatggaagacggccttcagaaccaaatatggcctattCAAATACTTAGTCATGCCATTTGGTctcacaaacgcccctgttgctttccaacatttcatgaatgacctattcagggacctcatCAATGTCACCGTGGTTATTTACTTGGACGAcatactgatcttctcagaagaccccaaggaccacccaacccatgtaAGGGAAGTCCTGCCACGGCTACTAAGGAATCAActgttctgtaaactctccaagtgtcaTTTTCACGTCACCACAGTAGACTATttgggcattgtcatatcccccgctggcttctccatggaccagaagaagattgaagcAGTCACATCTTGGCCACAGCCcagaacggtcaaacaggtccaggctttcttagggtttgtcaactacctccgccggttcatccccaatttcagcttggtagcacgccccctccacaGTCTCACAAGGAAGGAATCCCCATGGTCTTGGGGGAACCAGGAAGAAGAGGCGTTTCAGGAATTAAAAACCCTAGTCACCAGGTCCCTGGTCCTAATACACTCCAACCCAGCACTGCCTTATTATTTAGAGACAGATGCATTGGGAGTCGCCATGGGAGCTATTCTAAGTCAAAGAGGATCAGATAACCGGTTGCACcccattgcctatatgtcaaaatccttctcaggtgccaaagccaactacaacacccatgacaaagaGCTTCTGGCAATTATAAAAGCATTAGAAGAGTGGCGGattttcctagaagcaacggacagaccaatccaggtttttacagatcatagaaacctggaatattggatgcaggcacggacatttaacagaaggcacgcgcgctggcggatcttcctgagcgacttcaactttgagatacactattgcccaggaaaacagtcaggaaaaccagacgccctgtcCAGAAGGTTGGACTACACGGACAGCCCTCAGGAACCAGAAATCATGCTCCcagcagaggtctttgccaacacgtcagaagcagaacttgaaattgtcacagaaatccaAGGAAAACTGAAGGAAGACCCCTCCCTGGAACCTATCATCCGTTTCCTGTCAGAAGACGCAGATAACGCACCCCCGTCCATCCGCAAGGTGTATAGGGATTAtgattgggaggaagacctacTATGGTACCGAGGGAAGCTAgtggtcccagactcagaaatCCTGAAAGAACAATTGCTCAGAGAATTCCATGATTCACCCCTAGCAGGGCATCCTGGACAACAAAGAACCCTGGAGCTCCTGAGttgcaactactggtggccaggaatgaagtcatccgccaaggaatgggtggaatgttgtcctacctgccaagccaattgtTGCGCCCATGCCCCTGTCATTGCCCTGAagcccttagaagttccccccttcccgttccacacaatatcctatgacttcattacAGGATTTCCCAAATCTAGCGGGCACAACGCAATCCTGGTGGTAAttgactccttttccaaatttggccattttaTACCAACCACAAAGAAGATTACCGCCAAGGGCCTAGCAGACCTGTTCACTACCCACGTGTGGAAACTTCATGGGTTACCAGTCAAAACCATATTGGACCAAGGAACCACATTCACAGGAAAGTTCCTCAAAGCCCTTTACCAACAATTGGGAATCAAGCCCTCCTTCTCATCGGCTTATCACCCGGAATcagatggtcaaacagaACAAGTTAACCAATTCATCAAGTTTTACCTCAGATCATACGTAGCCGCCAATCACTCAGACTGGGCTACTTGGCTCCCCttggcagaatatgcatacaataatgccaaacatgCCGCCACCgggaaaaccccctttgaactggtttatggaagaaacccggTAATGAACCCGTCAAACGTCCCAGCCAATGTACTGGAGGCAGACGCCGTAGCAGATACCCTAGcccgggaatggaaggaggcagAAGCAGCCCtgagaatgagcaaggaatgGATGAGCAGGAGTCAAGGAATTGTGCCAGAATATTCAATAGGCAAAAGGGTTTGGCTAGATGGGAGGAATGTTGAACttaggaccaattcaaacaagCTAGACCCCAAGCGACTTggccccttcaaagtcattgaaaaaatctctagccacgcctaccgcctagaatTACCGGAATCCCTGAAGATCCATAACATGTTCTGTGTGGGATTATTATCTAAGAGCcacaaatccccaagtcagcattttccagaaagaccccctcctgaaacaatagaaggggaagaagaatatgaggttgaacaaatcattgactctaagCAACAaaagggaaaatggttttacttgattaaatggaaagggtacggaccagaggacaattcatgggaacctgAAGAACTGCTGGAtcacagccaagaagagatcaagcgcttcaaccaagctagactcagaaaggcttgtgacgccgccaagagcctttaa
- a CDS encoding Retrotransposable element Tf2 protein, which produces MLDGLSPQAGKIWKKAQLTFLLDGKRMTETFLICNTGSHAAILGIKWLEHHNPEIDWNSQTLSFPHAPPEHMAIAEEEEANKNPLEGVPSKYHQYAKVFGEEEFNKLPPHWHYNIGIELTEEGPLNLPLYNMTNAKSATLKDWLRDKLKAGKIRPSKSSISSPVMFVPKKDGSRCLVVDYRCLNNWTKKNVYPLPRPNDLMAQLRGAKVFTKLDLRWGYNNVQVKEGNKWKTAFCTKYGLYESLVMTFGLTNAPASFQHFMNNLFKDLLDVCIIIYLDNILIYSKDDASHTQHVHEVLWQLMENQLFCKASKCTFHVTSVEYLGIIVLDKGFSLDKLKIQAVQEWPTPTKVKEVQLFLGFANFLCQFVANFSHMARPLHNLVKKDTLWKWDTKEQEAFQRLKEAITNAPVFRHANLAKPYFLEIDASGAALGSILSQQQEDRCLHPLGFLSKSFKGAKQNYDTHNKELLAIICSFEYWHIFLEGTEHPITVFTDHRNLEYWKESRTFNQQHAQWHLLLAGYNFQIVYRLGKQSRKPNALSCQPNHANIPPTNQTMLPNPVFANVALVLPERELQRQIKSLLDQDESLEEILQFLQNKSKAPPSIKHAFKDYKMEAGLLFYQGCIVVPDVGTLRIDLLRIFHDSPLAGHPGRQQTLELVSRNYYWPGIHADMYWHVDSCETCQRIWKPKYTSIPLQPLELLSQPWQHVSYDMIVDLPKDGSNNSILVIIDSFTKYGIFVKCSKKLKAPKLAELFLENVWKHHGMLEKTISDRGRVFNNKFLWALYKRLGIDPHFSSAYHPVVHHCKVGTC; this is translated from the coding sequence atgcttgatgggctgagcccccaggccggaaaaatctggaagaaggcacaACTAACCTTCCTACTTGATGGCAAGCGTATGACAGAAACCTTCCTAATCTGTAATACTGGGTCCCATGCTGCCATCTTAGGAATCAAATGGTTGGAACACCATAACCCGGAAATTGACTGGAATTCACAAActctctcctttccccatgcaCCACCAGAGCACatggccattgctgaagaagaggaagccaacaagaaccccctagaaggagtaccctcaaagtaccaccaatacgccaaggtatttggagaagaagaattcaacaagcttcctccccattggcattacaacattgggatagaactcacagaagaaggccccctcaacCTGCCCCTATACAATATGACCAACGCCAAAtctgccacactcaaggattggctcagggacaagctTAAAGcagggaagatccgccctagcaAGTCTTCTATCAGCTCACCAGTgatgtttgttccaaagaaggatggttcccgctgCTTGGTAGTGGACTACCGTTGCCtcaacaattggacaaagaAAAATGTTTACCCACTACCCCGTCCCAatgatctcatggcccagctccgtggggccaaggtctttaccaAGTTAGATCTAAGATGGGGCTACAATAATGTCCAAGTTAAGGAAGGCAACAAGTGGAAAACCGCTTTCTGTACCAAATACGGCCTCTATGAATCACTagtcatgacatttggtttgaccaatgcccccgcctcttttcaacacttcatgaacaacctgttcaaggatctattggatgtatgcatcatcatttaccttgacaacatcctgatctactccaaagatgacgcatcccacacaCAACACGTCCATGAAGTTCTATGGCAATTAATGGAAAATCAGCTATTTTGCAAGGCCTCAAAGTGTACCTTCCATGTAACATCCGTGGAATACCTTGGTATAATTGTCTTGGATAAGGGATTCAgcttggataagctcaaaatccaagcagttcaggaatggcccacacccacaaaggtcaaagaagtccagtTGTTCCTAggttttgccaacttcctatgtcagtttgttgccaactttagccacatggccaggcccttacacaacctggtcaaaaaggacactctgtggaaatgggacactaAGGAACAGGAGGCTTTCCAAAGGCTAAAGGAAGCCataaccaacgccccagtaTTCCGCCACGCCAACCTTGCAAAGccttacttcctggaaaTTGATGCATCTGGTGCAGCTCTGGGTTCCATCCTTagtcaacaacaggaagacagGTGCCTACATCCACTTGGTTTCCTATccaaatcattcaaaggagccaagcagaactatgacacacacaataaggagcttcTAGCAATCAtctgctcctttgagtattggcacatattcttggaaggaacagaaCACCCAATCACTGTTTTCACAGACCACCGCAATCtagaatattggaaggaatcccgcACATTCAATCAACAAcacgcacaatggcacctactCTTGGCTGGTTACAACTTTCAAATTGTCTACAGATTGGGAAAGCAATCCAGAAAACCCAATGCCCTGTCATGCCAACCCAATCATGCCAATATCCCACCTACcaaccaaaccatgctccccaACCCTGTCTTTGCAAACGTGGCACTAGTACTACCGGAAAGGGAACTGCAGCGCCAGATCAAATCATTGCTTGATCAGGAtgagtccctggaggaaatccttcaattcctacaaaacaagtccaaggcacctccctccatcaaacacgctttcaaggattacaaaatggaggcaggtcttctcttctaccaaggatgcATTGTAGTTCCAGATGTAGGGACCTTAAGGATAGATCTGCTACGCATCTTCCATGATAGTCCCCTAGCCGGTCACCCTGGAAGACAACAAACCCTGGAATTGGTCTCTaggaattactactggccaggcatCCATGCAGATATGTACTGGCATGttgactcctgtgaaacttgcCAGAGAATCTGGAAGCCAAAATACACATCCATTCCCCTGCAACCACTAGAACTCCTGTCACAACCTTGGCAACATGTAtcatatgacatgattgtagacttACCCAAGGATGGAAGTaacaactcaatcctggtgATCATTGACAGCTTTACAAAGTACGGGATATTTGtgaaatgctccaaaaaactCAAAGCACCCAAGTTGGCAGAACTATTCCTGGAGAATGTGTGGAAACACCATGGCATGCTGGAAAAGACCATATCTGACAGAGGAAGGGTCTTTAACAACAAATTCTTATGggccctgtacaaacgccttggcattgaccctcacttctcctcagcATACCACcctgtcgtacaccactgtaaggtgggtacttgctag
- a CDS encoding Retrotransposon-derived protein PEG10, which translates to MATCSRTASQAQSPFDQGYMEPHLPTTTSVKLGKVSLECVTRLLLGLLGHVKWLKREIAKIKEAGVETQTNVKNISQTVDVVKDGLRSLQLQGPCTPEGPQPKTVEETPCPIPKTKPVGLSPIIPLLTTHDYTCYPPNLGLGQHATTCTGHVTVSRTVSRPPFWTKQLQAPVPITQPTLRRTVPLQVLSPPPSPRLQSPIGAPASYPPAPAAHYPALVKVDHPNAYTGKTGSEAKQWLTQMMAWTCLNLRMFPTNQETVEGFKLEFLAAFGNPDATRATKQKITTLTQSSTCADYITKFRTLAMELGWNNAALRGQFAQGLHWEVSRQIATHKQHPQTLLKLQNAALVIDNALCKEHASHPPRDNKSSKQTNPIRGTSTSQTTAGSRKLSNNPNFVLEEERNCLCTAGACIKCGKMGHKFAECRTGWKATPIEDKGKARETAKVGKDSKYQLGKE; encoded by the exons atggcaacctgttccaGGACAGCCTCTCAAGCCCAATCCCCCTTTGATCAGGGATACATGGAACCCCACCTTCCAACAACCACCTCTGTCAAACTTGGCAAGGTATCCCTTGAGTGTGTCacacgcctcctccttggcctccttggccacgTCAAATGGCTCAAAAGGGAAATTgccaaaatcaaggaagcaggggttgAAACCCAAACCAATGTCAAGAACATATCTCAAaccgttgatgttgtcaaggatgggcttagaagcctccaactccaaggACCCTGCACACCAGAAGGGCCCCAGCCAAAAACCGTGGAAGAAACACCATGCCCCATACCAAAGACCAAGCCTGTTGGATTA agccctattattcctctgctgacaacccatgattacacctgctaccccccaaatttgggcttgggccagcatgcaaccacttgtactggtcatgtgaccgtgtccaggacagttaGTAGGCCGCCCTTCTGGACCAAACAGCTGCAGGCCCCTGTCCCCATCACCCAGCCAACCCTAAGAAGAACTGTGCCCCTGCAAGTCCtgtctccccctccatctccgcgtctccaatccccaattggagcCCCTGCCTCTTACCCACCAGCTCCAGCAGCCCACTACCCCGCtttggtcaaggttgaccaccccaatgcctacacaggcaaaacaGGGAGTGAAGCCAAGCAATGGTTAACCCAGATGATGGCCTGGACCTGCCTAAATttgcggatgttcccaaccaatcaggag ACCGTTGAGGGTTTCAAACTGGAGTTCTTGGCAgcctttggcaaccctgatgccacaagggccacCAAGCAGAAAATtaccaccctcacccagtccAGCACATGTGCGGActacattacaaagttcaggaccttagccatggaactgggCTGGAACAATgcggcccttagaggccagtttgcccaaggcctccactgggaggtcagccgccaaattgccACCCACAAGCAACACCCCCAAACCCTCctcaagctgcagaatgcagcacttgtcattgataATGCTCTTTGCAAAGAGCAcgctagccacccaccaagggacaataagtctagcaaacAAACCAACCCCataagggggacaagtaccagccaaACTACTGCCGGATCAAggaaactctccaacaaccccaactttgtgttggaagaggaaagGAATTGCCTCTGCACcgcaggcgcctgcatcaaatgcggcaaaatgggccacaagtttgcagaatgccgcacgggctggaaagctacccctattgaggacaaggggaaagctagggaaaccgccaaagttggcaaagactccaagtaccaattgggaaaagagtga
- a CDS encoding Retrotransposon-derived protein PEG10, translating to MEPEPSLGTLLKAITALTATVGSLQDQIRAQGQQLSELKETANLLGNKDQGGAQTQPGPLTGPITPPTQSGGETHTPGMVRPGLKAPFHPSRGTGFDSEEEEEPRQALKKEPCNTPKRSLSSLTPFDSGSSVKRPKMELPNPYKGDSRGRKATQWLDCMLLWVAVVDTINAREFIPIFSNLNKSWDLGPFLPSTPTVKIGEVSLERITCLLLGLLGQVEQLKQEVAEIKEAGVKTCTNVKNISQTVDVVKDGLRSLQSHRPRTPEDTKPPVVEAMPRPLSKVDPIGSTSWVSFWDKPSKGPQIFAQPTPVQAVPLQVPSPIASPRLQSPIGAPAPPPPAPATHYPTPVKVDHPHAHTGKIGSKAKQWLTCMLAWTRLNLRMFPTNQEVLSFLLMNMKDSAGAWAHPHLDQLGSHQAIIQTVEGFKLEFLAAFGNPDATRAAKRKITTLTQSSTCADYITKFRTLAMELDWNNAALRGQFAQGLHWENAALVIDNALRKECASHPPKDNKSSRPSNPTRGTSTGQATSGSKKLSNNPNFVSEEERNCCRAAGACIKCGKMGHKFAECRTGWKATPIEDKGKAKETAKIGKESGPKSGKD from the exons atggaaccagagccgtcccttggcactctcctcaaggctatcacagccctcacagccacagttgggtccctccaggaccaaatcagagcgcaaggccaacagctcagtGAACTCAAGGAGACTGCCAACCTACTTGGCAATaaggaccaaggaggagcccaaacccagcctggcccattgactgggcctatcacccctcctacccaatcaggaggggaaacccacactccaggaatggttaggcctggactcaaggcccctttccACCCATCCAGGGGCACcggctttgactcagaggaggaggaagaacccaggcaAGCCCtcaaaaaagagccttgcAACACGCCTAaacggagcctcagctccctcaccccctttgactcagggtcctctgtaaagcggcccaaaatggaactcCCCAACCCATACAAGGGGGACTCCAGGGGACGCAAGGCAACTCAGTGGCTGGATTGCATGCTGCTATGGGTcgctgttgtagacacaatcaatgccagggaatttattcccattttctcgaatttaaacaaaagcT GGGActtgggacccttccttccgtCAACCCCCACTGTCAAAattggggaagtctcccttgaGCGCATCACCTGCCtactccttggcctccttggccaagttgaaCAACTCAAACAAGAGGTTGcagaaatcaaggaagcaggggtCAAGACCTGCACCAATGTCAAAAATATCTCCCAAactgttgatgttgtcaaggatgggcttagaagcctccaatCACACAGGCCCAGAACCCCAGAAGATACCAAGCCCCCGGTTGTGGAAGCAATGCCACGCCCCTTATCAAAGGTTGACCCTATTGGATCAACTAGTTGGGTCTCCTTCTGGGACAAACCTTCTAAGGGCCCCCAAATCTTTGCCCAGCCAACTCCAGTCCAAGCAGTGCCCctgcaagtcccatctcccatTGCATCTCcacgtctccaatccccaattggagcccctgcccctccacctccggctccagcaaCCCACTACCCCACTCcagtcaaggttgaccaccctcATGCccacacaggcaaaatagggagcaaagcaAAACAGTGGTTGACTTGtatgctggcctggacccgcctcaacttgcggatgttcccaaccaatcaggaggttctatccttcctcttgatgaacatgaaggattccgctggggcctgggcccaccctcactTAGACCAACTAGGCTCACACCAAGCCATCATACAAACAGTTGAGGGTTTTAAATTGGAGTTCTTGGCggcatttggcaaccctgacgccactAGGGCCGCCAAACGGAAGATCACTACGCTCACCCAATCcagcacatgcgcggattatattacaaaattcaggaccctggcaatggaactggattGGAACAACGCagcccttagaggccagtttgcccaaggcctccattgggag aatgcagcacttgtcattgacaatgctctccgcaaagagTGTGCTAGCCATCCACCAAaggataataagtctagcagaccatcTAACCCcacaagggggacaagtactggCCAAGCCACTTCCGGTTCAAAAAAACTCTCCAACAATCCCAATTTTGtgtcagaagaagaaaggaATTGCTGCCGTGCCGCTGGCGCTtgtatcaagtgcggcaaaatgggtcacaagtttgcagaatgccgcacgggttggaaagccaccccaattgaggataaggggaaggcaaaagaaaccgccaaaattggcaaagagtctggacccaaatcaggaaaagactaa